A region from the Hylaeus volcanicus isolate JK05 chromosome 6, UHH_iyHylVolc1.0_haploid, whole genome shotgun sequence genome encodes:
- the LOC128878218 gene encoding uncharacterized protein LOC128878218, with product MPNENAAICGCGVVVDLQKSRNGPLSAKKHTIRIPKSKSGKSEGRSAKKHQDEARSKNRSSETGGSSSVAEQTRPVTIICKYDKRLKNSRRARSADRAESHYTYIDSGSSILGGGFRENTIPEALYATIPDTPNSSANDTGNSQLNAHSRSQPVYAIPSMVSPPPTYDVAISKTWQSGLPPTYEEYLCHKYAMLSRSHTPPPPWSDSTTTPQAMSAQTRRELLASQPELREYLEQLSLSQNNERSSGHHRQGAVLRDSYLSNQQTFREQQTRTNQQRTRKMPPRSQSESRVQQQRIATYEDGAFCMETTALQSAFENGLAFCSLM from the exons ATGCCTAACGAGAACGCGGCAATTTGCGGGTGCGGAGTGGTAGTGGACCTCCAGAAATCACGAAATGGCCCTCTATCCGCGAAGAAGCACACCATCAGGATACCCAAGTCGAAGAGCGGCAAGTCCGAAGGACGATCCGCGAAGAAACATCAGGATGAGGCGCGTTCGAAGAACAGGAGCTCCGAGACAGGAGGCAGCAGCTCCGTGGCAGAGCAAACGAGACCAGTCACGATAATCTGCAAATATgataaacgattgaaaaattcgaGAAGGGCCAGGAGCGCCGACAGAGCTGAATCGCATTATACTTACATCG ATTCTGGGTCCAGCATACTCGGCGGTGGATTTCGGGAAAACACTATACCGGAGGCCCTGTACGCCACCATTCCAGACACGCCGAACTCGAGTGCCAATGATACAGGAAATAGTCAATTAAACGCGCATAGTAGATCGCAACCCGTTTACGCCATTCCCTCTATGGTATCGCCGCCGCCCACCTACGACGTAGCCATCTCGAAAACGTGGCAG TCTGGCCTGCCACCGACCTACGAGGAGTACCTGTGTCACAAGTACGCCATGCTGTCTCGATCTCACACCCCGCCGCCGCCGTGGTCGGATTCGACGACGACACCTCAAGCGATGAGCGCTCAAACGCGTCGGGAGCTGTTGGCGAGCCAGCCAGAGCTCAGGGAGTATCTGGAGCAGTTGTCGTTGTCACAGAACAACGAGAGGTCCAGTGGACACCACCGCCAGGGCGCTGTGCTGAGGGACAGCTACCTCTCGAATCAGCAAACCTTCAGGGAGCAGCAAACCAGGACGAACCAGCAGCGAACGCGAAAAATGCCTCCCAG atcGCAGAGCGAGAGTCGAGTGCAGCAGCAAAGAATCGCGACGTACGAAGACGGCGCGTTCTGCATGGAGACGACCGCGCTGCAATCCGCGTTCGAGAATGGACTAGCCTTTTGCAGTTTGATGTAA
- the LOC128878219 gene encoding uncharacterized protein LOC128878219, translated as MAFSIVRNIRAVTRCIGEGSWEMEASFEDLPKSNECEPIDAMDLRSLTFRSLDLKDSTPPQSDFLNLDDDIEDDRDSSRQSNEELTSSSKQKSKELKTIDLDEVAWHDTADNCWICIRDFVYDCTDFLKNHPGGSDVILEYAGRDATLAFIGTGHTRAATRILDRFLIGELPLEERIFRVPDGVKVPGF; from the exons ATGGCTTTCAGTATTGTTCGCAATATCCGTGCAGTGACAAGGTGCATAGGTGAAGGTTCCTGGGAAATGGAGGCGAGCTTTGAGGATTTACCAAA GTCGAACGAGTGCGAGCCGATAGACGCGATGGATCTCCGTAGTTTAACCTTCAGGTCCCTCGACTTGAAGGATTCAACGCCACCGCAAAGTGATTTTCTCAACCTGGATGACGACATTGAGGACGATCGAGACTCGTCGAGGCAGAGCAACGAGGAGTTGACATCCTCCAGCAAGCAGAAATCGAAGGAGTTGAAGACGATCGACTTGGACGAAGTCGCTTGGCATGACACCGCGGACAATTGCTGGATTTGCATTCGTGATTTCGTTTACGACTGCACGGATTTTTTGAAGAACCATCCTGGTGGCTCGGACGTTATACTCGAGTATGCTGGCAGGGACGCCACGTTGGCTTTCATAGGCACTGGACACACGAGAGCTGCCACGCGGATTTTGGACAGGTTTCTCATAGGTGAACTTCCACTGGAGGAGAGGATCTTCCGTGTGCCCGATGGGGTCAAGGTTCCTGGGTTCTAA
- the LOC128878215 gene encoding uncharacterized protein LOC128878215 isoform X1 — protein MAKNMNDTEPHVEINRLDDNPNYKIVMKDLFLCGQHPRQKSFERVFRSVFLSSSVISMLIPIWIHFLGCIMAKDMDGVLYAVPILNTDILSLIKLGSLILNRERFLELHGLIIEEWNTVKTKDEIRILDTITRRGSKLANMYRMGSLLLAIFMTALILSIVPLFNPLLDVIKPLNESRPRPQVFEVDYHIDNDEYFYPIMLHLAYALFILAAMIYSVDSQYMVFSHHACALFALCGYELKRAMENFGNNKNAVVEDIYKQIKDCILLHKKALRFYELLNDMNRKGFLLTIGMNMISISMTMVQLVIYMDQPAEQTKIFSFLIAQLFHVFFISLPGQRILDYSFELAENIYGSTWYETPIRVQRLLLIMKLRCSIPCQITAGGLYNMNMENFGNIFKTSMSYFTMLTSVRE, from the exons ATGGCTAAAAACATGAATGATACAG AGCCTCACGTCGAGATCAACCGTTTAGATGACAATCCAAATTACAAGATAGTTATGAAGGATTTGTTCCTTTGCGGACAGCATCCTCGTCAAAAGAGTTTCGAACGGGTATTCCGTTCCGTTTTTCTATCATCCAGCGTGATAAGCATGCTAATTCCTATC TGGATCCATTTCTTAGGATGTATAATGGCTAAAGATATGGATGGAGTGTTATACGCTGTACCAATTTTGAACACGGATATACTTTCACTGATAAAATTGGGAAGCCTCATCCTCAACAGAGAAAGA TTTCTAGAATTACACGGTCTTATAATAGAGGAGTGGAATACGGTCAAGACCAAAGATGAAATACGTATTCTGGACACCATTACTCGTAGAGGAAGTAAACTTGCGAACATGTACAGAA TGGGATCGTTGTTAC ttgctATCTTTATGACTGCGTTGATACTTTCAATAGTTCCATTGTTTAATCCTCTTCTGGATGTTATTAAACCGCTAAATGAAAGTCGACCGCGGCCGCAAGTTTTCGAAGTAGATTATCACATAGACAACGACGAATACTTTTATCCTATAATGCTCCACCTCGCCTATGCATTGTTTATACTCGCCGCAATGATATACTCTGTAGATTCCCAGTACATGGTCTTCAGTCACCACGCCTGTGCATTATTCGCCTTATGTGG GTACGAGCTTAAACGAGCAATGGAAAATTTTGGTAACAATAAAAACGCTGTTGTGGAGGACATATATAAACAGATCAAAGATTGCATACTCCTTCATAAAAAAGCACTCAG GTTTTACGAACTCCTCAATGATATGAACCGAAAGGGATTCCTGTTAACGATCGGTATGAATATGATTTCTATAAGCATGACGATGGTCCAA ttggTCATATACATGGATCAGCCAGCGGAACAAACCAAGATTTTTAGTTTCCTCATTGCCCAGCTGTTCCACGTGTTCTTCATCAGCCTGCCTGGGCAAAGGATCCTGGATTACAGTTTCGAATTAGCTGAAAATAT ATACGGCTCCACTTGGTACGAAACGCCCATCAGGGTGCAAAGACTACTTCTCATAATGAAGTTAAGATGCAGCATACCGTGTCAAATAACTGCAGGGGGATTGTACAACATGAACATGGAGAACTTTGGAAAT atATTCAAAACCAGCATGTCGTATTTCACGATGCTGACGTCAGTGAGGGAATAA
- the LOC128878215 gene encoding odorant receptor 9a-like isoform X2: protein MAKNMNDTEPHVEINRLDDNPNYKIVMKDLFLCGQHPRQKSFERVFRSVFLSSSVISMLIPIWIHFLGCIMAKDMDGVLYAVPILNTDILSLIKLGSLILNRERFLELHGLIIEEWNTVKTKDEIRILDTITRRGSKLANMYRIAIFMTALILSIVPLFNPLLDVIKPLNESRPRPQVFEVDYHIDNDEYFYPIMLHLAYALFILAAMIYSVDSQYMVFSHHACALFALCGYELKRAMENFGNNKNAVVEDIYKQIKDCILLHKKALRFYELLNDMNRKGFLLTIGMNMISISMTMVQLVIYMDQPAEQTKIFSFLIAQLFHVFFISLPGQRILDYSFELAENIYGSTWYETPIRVQRLLLIMKLRCSIPCQITAGGLYNMNMENFGNIFKTSMSYFTMLTSVRE, encoded by the exons ATGGCTAAAAACATGAATGATACAG AGCCTCACGTCGAGATCAACCGTTTAGATGACAATCCAAATTACAAGATAGTTATGAAGGATTTGTTCCTTTGCGGACAGCATCCTCGTCAAAAGAGTTTCGAACGGGTATTCCGTTCCGTTTTTCTATCATCCAGCGTGATAAGCATGCTAATTCCTATC TGGATCCATTTCTTAGGATGTATAATGGCTAAAGATATGGATGGAGTGTTATACGCTGTACCAATTTTGAACACGGATATACTTTCACTGATAAAATTGGGAAGCCTCATCCTCAACAGAGAAAGA TTTCTAGAATTACACGGTCTTATAATAGAGGAGTGGAATACGGTCAAGACCAAAGATGAAATACGTATTCTGGACACCATTACTCGTAGAGGAAGTAAACTTGCGAACATGTACAGAA ttgctATCTTTATGACTGCGTTGATACTTTCAATAGTTCCATTGTTTAATCCTCTTCTGGATGTTATTAAACCGCTAAATGAAAGTCGACCGCGGCCGCAAGTTTTCGAAGTAGATTATCACATAGACAACGACGAATACTTTTATCCTATAATGCTCCACCTCGCCTATGCATTGTTTATACTCGCCGCAATGATATACTCTGTAGATTCCCAGTACATGGTCTTCAGTCACCACGCCTGTGCATTATTCGCCTTATGTGG GTACGAGCTTAAACGAGCAATGGAAAATTTTGGTAACAATAAAAACGCTGTTGTGGAGGACATATATAAACAGATCAAAGATTGCATACTCCTTCATAAAAAAGCACTCAG GTTTTACGAACTCCTCAATGATATGAACCGAAAGGGATTCCTGTTAACGATCGGTATGAATATGATTTCTATAAGCATGACGATGGTCCAA ttggTCATATACATGGATCAGCCAGCGGAACAAACCAAGATTTTTAGTTTCCTCATTGCCCAGCTGTTCCACGTGTTCTTCATCAGCCTGCCTGGGCAAAGGATCCTGGATTACAGTTTCGAATTAGCTGAAAATAT ATACGGCTCCACTTGGTACGAAACGCCCATCAGGGTGCAAAGACTACTTCTCATAATGAAGTTAAGATGCAGCATACCGTGTCAAATAACTGCAGGGGGATTGTACAACATGAACATGGAGAACTTTGGAAAT atATTCAAAACCAGCATGTCGTATTTCACGATGCTGACGTCAGTGAGGGAATAA
- the LOC128878555 gene encoding uncharacterized protein LOC128878555, with the protein MTATVFNSNDSSLDENPLYKKIMKDLTTVGLHPNQNNQLSRIRFAILLSGILTMLIPIGIQVFTSILAKDIDGVMYAIPIMNTDLVSLIKGVTLNSNREQVITRSAAKGNFSTLEITMTKSNVLQFKEMYNLVAEEWVSLKSKDEIRTLESITRRGTQLANLYRAGIIVCCLTLAVVPLIYPLLDMVLPRNETRLRQQMFELNYLVDGDEYFYPIYFHLMCTFTIVCVLLYTVDCQYMVFSHHACGLFAICGYQIQRATESVGANTKDAATNKAIYQEFKDCMVFHQKAIKFYDFMNQMNRIGYLLTIGLNMLCISVTAVQLVMYIDQPAEFLKIFIFLLGQKYHLFFISLPGQRMMDYSLGLAENLYSSNWYDTPVSVQKILYTMQVRCSIPCTFSAGGLYDMNMENFGMIIKTCVSYFTMLTSWSKLPLSLTLTPNRLLTNYAQVRNISSVFQSNDRLMDNPYYTRALKDLIIIGQHPYQSDRVRRFCFFVMLFIITSFLIPIWIQVFTSILARDIDGVMYVIPAMNTDIVSVIKLVSLNANKEQFKEMYNLVTEEWESLKTKDEVQTLANATRRGNELASVYRISIIVCATLVIVVPLICPFLDIILPRNESRIRQQSFVLNYMVDGDKYFYHIYVHSFFCVAAVGITFYTIDCQYMIFSHHACGLFALCGYQIQRATETFSSDAKGAVVKRATYQDFKNCMLFHQKAIKFYEFMNDLNRIGYLLIIGLNMLCISVTAVQLIMYINQPTEFIKVLVFLGAQKFHLFFISLPGQRMMDYSLGLAENVYGSNWYETPVRIQKICYMMQIRCSLPCTFTAGGLYDMNMENFGMIIKTCMSYFTMLVSVRE; encoded by the exons ATGACGGCCACTG TGTTTAATAGCAATGACAGCAGTTTAGACGAGAATCCACTTTATAAAAAGATTATGAAGGATTTGACGACCGTCGGACTGCATCCTAATCAAAACAATCAACTCAGCAGAATTCGTTTTGCGATATTGTTGAGCGGCATATTGACCATGTTGATTCCAATT GGGATACAAGTGTTCACATCGATACTCGCAAAGGATATCGATGGAGTGATGTACGCTATACCTATTATGAACACGGACCTGGTTTCGCTGATAAAGGGAGTGACCCTCAACTCCAACAGGGAACAAGTAATTACTCGGTCTGCCGCGAAAGGGAATTTTTCCACTTTAGAAATAACAATGACGAAATCAAATGTATTACAGTTTAAAGAAATGTACAACCTTGTGGCAGAAGAGTGGGTGTCGTTGAAGTCCAAGGATGAAATTCGCACTCTGGAAAGCATAACCCGCAGAGGAACTCAACTTGCCAATCTGTACAGAG cTGGTATCATAGTTTGCTGTCTAACGCTCGCCGTGGTCCCACTGATTTACCCCCTTCTGGACATGGTTCTACCGCGAAATGAAACTCGACTACGTCAACAAATGTTTGAACTGAATTATTTGGTAGACGGTGACGAATACTTCTATCCGATATACTTTCACCTGATGTGTACCTTCACTATAGTGTGCGTACTACTTTACACCGTCGATTGTCAGTACATGGTCTTCTCCCACCACGCCTGCGGATTGTTCGCCATATGCGG GTATCAAATTCAACGAGCAACAGAAAGTGTTGGTGCAAACACTAAGGATGCTGCTACGAACAAGGCCATATATCAAGAGTTCAAGGACTGCATGGTATTTCACCAAAAAGCGATCAA GTTTTACGATTTCATGAATCAAATGAACCGGATAGGATACTTGCTCACTATTGGGCTAAATATGCTCTGCATTAGTGTCACAGCTGTTCAA CTGGTTATGTATATCGATCAACCGGCGGAGTTtctcaaaatttttatttttctccttgGCCAAAAGTATCACTTGTTCTTCATCAGTCTCCCTGGACAGAGAATGATGGATTACAGTTTGGGATTAGCTGAGAATCT ATATAGCTCCAATTGGTACGACACACCGGTGTCAGTGcaaaaaatactttacacGATGCAAGTAAGATGCAGTATACCGTGTACGTTCAGTGCAGGGGGGTTGTACGACATGAACATGGAGAACTTTGGAATG ATAATTAAGACCTGCGTGTCGTATTTTACGATGTTGACGTCG TGGTCAAAACTTCCGCTTTCTTTAACGTTGACACCCAACAGACTCCTCACCAATTACGCTCAAGTTCGTAATATTTCATCAGTGTTTCAGAGCAACGACAGGTTAATGGACAATCCATATTATACTAGGGCGTTGAAGGatctaataataataggaCAGCATCCATATCAAAGCGACCGGGTCCGCagattttgtttcttcgtGATGCTATTCATCATAACGAGCTTTCTAATTCCAATC TGGATACAAGTGTTCACATCGATACTCGCGAGGGACATCGACGGAGTAATGTACGTTATACCAGCCATGAACACGGATATAGTTTCGGTGATAAAATTAGTGAGCCTCAACGCCAACAAAGAACAA TTCAAGGAAATGTATAATCTTGTGACGGAGGAATGGGAGTCGTTGAAGACCAAAGATGAAGTACAAACTCTGGCGAACGCTACACGGAGAGGAAACGAACTTGCTAGCGTGTACAGAA TCAGTATCATAGTGTGTGCTACACTGGTTATCGTGGTCCCACTGATATGTCCATTTCTGGATATCATTCTACCTCGAAACGAATCACGAATACGACAACAGTCATTCGTGTTGAATTACATGGTGGACGGGGACAAATACTTTTATCATATATACGTTCACTCGTTTTTCTGCGTGGCTGCTGTTGGTATAACATTTTACACAATCGATTGTCAGTACATGATCTTCAGTCACCACGCCTGCGGATTGTTCGCGTTATGcgg GTATCAAATTCAACGAGCAACAGAAACTTTCAGTTCAGACGCTAAAGGCGCTGTCGTGAAGAGGGCCACGTACCAAGACTTCAAGAACTGCATGCTCTTTCACCAAAAAGCTATCAA GTTTTACGAGTTCATGAATGACTTAAACCGAATAGGCTACTTACTTATAATCGGGCTCAACATGCTCTGCATAAGTGTCACAGCTGTTCAA CTGATTATGTACATCAACCAACCGACGGAGTTCATCAAAGTACTCGTTTTCCTGGGTGCCCAGAAATTTCACTTGTTCTTCATCAGTCTGCCTGGGCAAAGAATGATGGATTACAGTTTAGGATTAGCCGAAAATGT ATACGGCTCCAATTGGTACGAGACACCAgtgagaatacaaaaaatatgttacatGATGCAAATAAGATGCAGCCTGCCGTGCACGTTTACCGCAGGAGGATTGTATGACATGAACATGGAGAACTTTGGAATG ATTATTAAAACCTGCATGTCATACTTTACGATGTTGGTGTCAGTAAGAGAATAG